One segment of Variovorax sp. PAMC28562 DNA contains the following:
- a CDS encoding ABC transporter substrate-binding protein produces MAFNRRQFTQAAAALAATGATPLVFAADTIKIGFVSPQTGPLAPFGEADKWVIDQMKTAFKDGITIGGKKYAVQIVLKDSQSNPNRAGEVANDLILKEKVALMLTAGTPETANPVSDACELNEVPCISSVVPWQPWFFGRKGDPAKGFNWTYHVFWGLEDVIATYTNGWKTVATNKKVGGLFPNDGDGNAWGDKELGFPKPLAQMGFTLTDPGRFQNGTQDFSAQIAAFKKDGVEIVTGVVIPPDAKTFLTQAKQQGFKPKIITLGKALLFPGAIEALGELGDGLSTEVWWSPSHPFTSSLTKQSAKALADAYEAGTKKQWTQPIGFSHALFEVAVDALSRAKSQKASDVRDAVAATSIDSVVGPVKWGGQGPFKNVSKTPLVLGQWGKGKKYKYEMVIVNDEAAKSIPVGGTLRPMPG; encoded by the coding sequence ATGGCTTTCAATCGCAGACAGTTCACCCAGGCCGCAGCGGCCCTCGCCGCCACCGGCGCTACGCCGCTGGTGTTCGCGGCCGACACGATCAAGATCGGGTTCGTGTCGCCGCAGACCGGCCCGCTCGCGCCGTTCGGCGAAGCTGACAAGTGGGTCATCGACCAGATGAAGACGGCCTTCAAGGACGGCATCACCATTGGCGGCAAAAAGTACGCGGTGCAGATCGTTCTGAAAGACAGCCAGTCGAATCCGAACCGTGCCGGCGAAGTCGCCAACGACCTGATCCTTAAAGAAAAGGTCGCGCTCATGCTTACCGCGGGTACGCCCGAAACCGCCAACCCGGTGAGCGATGCGTGCGAACTGAACGAGGTGCCCTGCATCTCCAGCGTGGTGCCATGGCAGCCCTGGTTCTTCGGGCGCAAAGGCGACCCGGCCAAGGGTTTCAATTGGACCTACCACGTGTTCTGGGGGCTCGAGGACGTCATCGCCACCTACACCAATGGCTGGAAGACGGTGGCGACCAACAAGAAGGTCGGCGGCCTGTTTCCCAACGACGGCGACGGCAATGCGTGGGGCGACAAGGAACTCGGATTTCCCAAGCCGCTGGCGCAAATGGGCTTTACCCTGACCGATCCCGGCCGCTTCCAGAATGGCACGCAGGACTTCAGTGCGCAGATCGCGGCCTTCAAGAAAGACGGCGTCGAGATCGTCACCGGGGTGGTGATTCCGCCGGACGCCAAGACCTTTTTGACGCAAGCGAAACAGCAGGGTTTCAAGCCGAAGATCATCACACTCGGCAAAGCGCTGTTGTTCCCGGGCGCCATCGAAGCGCTCGGCGAGCTGGGCGATGGCCTGTCGACCGAAGTCTGGTGGAGCCCGTCGCATCCGTTCACATCGAGCCTCACCAAGCAGAGCGCCAAGGCGCTGGCCGACGCTTACGAAGCCGGTACGAAAAAGCAGTGGACGCAGCCGATCGGCTTTTCGCATGCGCTGTTCGAAGTCGCGGTCGATGCACTGTCGCGCGCCAAGTCGCAGAAGGCGTCCGACGTGCGCGATGCGGTGGCCGCGACGTCGATCGATTCGGTGGTCGGCCCGGTGAAGTGGGGCGGTCAGGGCCCGTTCAAGAACGTGAGCAAGACACCGCTGGTGCTCGGCCAGTGGGGCAAGGGCAAGAAGTACAAGTACGAGATGGTCATCGTCAACGACGAAGCTGCCAAGAGCATTCCGGTCGGTGGCACGCTGAGGCCGATGCCGGGCTGA
- a CDS encoding ABC transporter ATP-binding protein — MPLLSLEGLNVRYGEIEALRGLSLSIESGEVVTLLGANGAGKSTTLRAISGLNKPSSGEVLFDGKSIAGLGPETIVKLGIAHVPEGRRLFPGLTARENIMLGASNRGRIAKAELIRESDEMFDLFPDIRPFADSLGWMLSGGQQQMVAVARGLMAKPRLLLLDEPSLGLAPVIVQKVFSIIGEIRRRGTTVLLVEQNARMALSVADRGYVLETGRLAVSGKPAELWSNDEVRAAYLGGRIEKTT, encoded by the coding sequence ATGCCCCTGCTTTCACTTGAAGGACTGAACGTCCGCTACGGCGAGATCGAGGCGCTGCGCGGCCTCTCGCTGTCGATCGAGAGCGGCGAAGTCGTCACGCTGCTGGGTGCCAACGGGGCCGGCAAGTCGACCACGCTGCGCGCGATCTCCGGGCTCAACAAACCCTCCAGCGGCGAGGTGCTGTTCGATGGCAAGTCGATTGCCGGGCTCGGGCCGGAAACCATCGTCAAGCTCGGCATCGCCCATGTGCCCGAGGGGCGACGTTTGTTCCCGGGACTCACCGCGCGCGAGAACATCATGCTGGGCGCGTCGAACCGCGGGCGTATCGCCAAGGCTGAACTGATCCGCGAATCCGACGAGATGTTCGACCTTTTCCCCGACATCCGACCGTTTGCCGATTCGCTCGGCTGGATGCTGTCGGGCGGACAGCAGCAGATGGTCGCCGTGGCGCGTGGCCTCATGGCCAAACCGCGCTTGCTGCTGCTCGACGAGCCTTCGTTGGGACTCGCGCCCGTCATCGTGCAAAAGGTGTTTTCGATCATCGGTGAGATTCGCCGGCGCGGCACCACGGTGCTGTTGGTCGAGCAGAACGCGCGCATGGCGCTGTCGGTGGCCGATCGCGGTTACGTGCTGGAGACCGGACGACTGGCGGTGTCAGGCAAGCCGGCGGAGTTGTGGTCGAACGACGAAGTGCGGGCGGCGTATCTGGGTGGGCGGATCGAGAAGACGACCTAG
- a CDS encoding hydroxyquinol 1,2-dioxygenase yields MAAVYQTRFGSLKNFEKGHVEPISDDVRHYAFSNCFEIASKSKPYEKVVFGQNQIYVLETLRAEGTSPWYTCAHDEFALVMDGEVEVHLVKLDAAQAVADVEKNGAVRVEGEPRGQKMGWMKLSRGHQALLPKSTAYQFRTPGEPGVIVLQTCKGDLSIEKWADICQTH; encoded by the coding sequence ATGGCAGCCGTTTACCAGACCCGTTTCGGGTCGCTGAAGAATTTTGAAAAGGGTCACGTCGAGCCGATCTCCGACGACGTGCGCCACTACGCGTTTTCCAACTGCTTCGAGATCGCGAGCAAGAGCAAGCCTTACGAAAAAGTCGTGTTCGGGCAGAACCAGATCTACGTGCTCGAAACGCTGCGCGCAGAGGGAACCTCGCCTTGGTACACCTGTGCGCACGACGAGTTCGCGCTGGTGATGGATGGTGAGGTCGAAGTGCACCTGGTCAAGCTCGACGCGGCGCAGGCCGTTGCCGACGTCGAGAAGAACGGTGCGGTAAGGGTCGAGGGCGAACCCCGTGGCCAGAAGATGGGCTGGATGAAGTTGTCGCGCGGCCATCAGGCGCTGCTGCCCAAGAGCACCGCCTACCAGTTCCGTACGCCCGGCGAGCCCGGGGTGATCGTGCTGCAGACCTGCAAGGGCGACCTCTCGATCGAGAAGTGGGCCGATATCTGCCAAACGCACTGA
- a CDS encoding branched-chain amino acid ABC transporter permease: protein MIETILQGILLGGLYTLFALGQSLMFGVMRLTNTAQGDFIILGAFAVITSTTLFGDAPAQVATAAVAVLPVAFAFGYALQRYVLNGTLGKDPLPSLVVTFGLSIVIQNMLLELFSADPRSIETAGLNTQGLRIGESLSVGMLPLIVLAIALVATAALQWLFARTALGRSFRAVSDDREIAELMGLNAKKVYALATAIAFVLIAIAGALQGMRTTVSPSDGPLLLLFAFEAVIIGGMGSFWGTLAGAMILGITQQIGFRLDPGWGIWFGHIVFLLVLVLRPQGLFPKTRG from the coding sequence TTGATCGAAACCATCCTCCAGGGCATTCTGCTCGGCGGTCTCTACACGCTGTTCGCGCTCGGCCAGTCTCTGATGTTCGGCGTGATGCGGCTGACAAACACGGCGCAGGGCGACTTCATCATCCTGGGTGCCTTCGCGGTCATCACGAGCACCACGCTGTTCGGCGATGCGCCGGCACAGGTGGCCACGGCCGCTGTCGCGGTGCTGCCTGTTGCCTTCGCCTTCGGTTACGCGCTGCAGCGCTACGTGTTGAACGGCACGCTCGGCAAAGATCCGCTGCCGTCGCTGGTCGTGACCTTCGGCCTCTCGATCGTGATCCAGAACATGCTGCTCGAATTGTTCTCGGCCGACCCGCGCTCCATCGAGACGGCTGGTCTCAACACGCAAGGCTTGCGCATTGGTGAGTCGCTGTCGGTCGGCATGTTGCCGCTGATCGTGCTTGCGATCGCGCTGGTGGCGACGGCCGCCCTGCAGTGGCTCTTCGCACGCACGGCGCTCGGTCGCTCGTTCAGGGCGGTGTCGGATGACCGCGAGATCGCCGAACTCATGGGCCTCAACGCGAAGAAGGTCTATGCATTGGCGACTGCCATCGCCTTCGTACTGATCGCCATTGCGGGCGCCTTGCAGGGCATGCGTACAACGGTTTCGCCGTCCGACGGCCCGCTGCTGCTGCTCTTTGCCTTCGAGGCCGTGATCATCGGCGGCATGGGTTCCTTTTGGGGCACTCTGGCCGGCGCGATGATCCTCGGCATCACGCAGCAGATCGGTTTCAGGCTCGACCCGGGCTGGGGCATCTGGTTCGGCCACATCGTTTTCCTGCTCGTGCTGGTGCTGCGCCCGCAGGGGCTTTTTCCAAAGACACGAGGCTGA
- a CDS encoding LysR family transcriptional regulator, with protein MDRLENIETFVRVAETQSFAEAARQMRVARSVVTARVRQLEDHVGAPLFHRSTRVVRLSDVGQAFLRDCTELVGRANDVIDQMRDAKSGPVGTLRVHALTGFVLGHFASLLREFQVSYPDIHLELIVSDAVVDPVKAGVDCALQIFPAASTDLVSRPLFPVRRVFCATPDYLRSRGTPESPRELHKHTLGLYSGYPTRDRWTFHHADEQVTMYMTASLLTNSVHLLREYALEHAGIVCLPTLVAGDAILRGDLQVVLPQHQLSSFSLSAVYAGTSRNAFKLKLFIEHIVAAFARVPPWDAAMVDKGLLPAQLIFD; from the coding sequence ATGGACCGCCTAGAAAACATAGAGACATTCGTCCGCGTCGCCGAAACCCAGAGCTTCGCCGAGGCCGCCCGACAAATGCGTGTCGCGCGCTCCGTCGTCACCGCCCGCGTCAGGCAACTCGAAGACCATGTCGGCGCACCGCTCTTTCATCGGAGCACGCGAGTCGTCCGGCTCAGCGATGTGGGCCAGGCTTTCTTGCGGGACTGCACCGAACTCGTCGGACGGGCGAACGACGTCATCGACCAGATGCGCGATGCCAAGAGCGGGCCGGTGGGCACCTTGCGCGTGCATGCGCTCACCGGCTTCGTACTGGGTCACTTCGCGTCTTTGCTTCGCGAATTCCAGGTGAGTTATCCAGACATTCACCTGGAGCTGATCGTCAGCGACGCCGTCGTGGATCCGGTCAAGGCGGGTGTCGATTGCGCGCTGCAAATTTTTCCGGCGGCGTCGACCGATCTCGTGTCGCGCCCGCTCTTTCCGGTGCGTCGCGTGTTCTGCGCCACGCCCGACTATCTGCGTTCGCGCGGCACGCCCGAGAGCCCGCGAGAACTGCACAAGCACACGCTCGGGCTCTACTCGGGCTACCCCACGCGCGACCGCTGGACCTTTCATCATGCGGATGAACAGGTGACCATGTACATGACGGCCAGCCTGCTCACCAACAGCGTCCACCTGCTGCGGGAATATGCGCTGGAGCATGCCGGTATCGTGTGCCTTCCTACGCTCGTCGCCGGCGATGCGATCTTGCGAGGCGATCTTCAGGTGGTGCTGCCGCAGCACCAGTTGTCTTCGTTTTCGCTGAGCGCCGTCTATGCCGGGACGTCGCGCAATGCGTTCAAGCTCAAGCTCTTCATAGAACACATCGTGGCAGCCTTCGCGCGCGTGCCGCCATGGGACGCAGCCATGGTCGACAAGGGTTTGTTGCCCGCGCAACTGATCTTCGACTGA
- a CDS encoding maleylacetate reductase, giving the protein MQDFVYTSHSQRVVFGIGSLKHLAREIDALGGRRALVLSTPEQRTQAERVADMLGTHAAGIFDRAVMHVPIETAREARDVARRLGADCAVAIGGGSTTGLGKAIALDSGLPILAIPTTYAGSEMTSIYGLTEAGVKKTGKDPRVLPRTVLYDPELSQTLPLAMSVTSGINAIAHAAEGLYAQDSNPVMDLMAVEGITAMARALPSIRKNALDIHARTDALYGAWLCGSVLGSVGMALHHKLCHTLGGSFNLPHAEVHTVVLPHALAFNAAAAPIAMARIAKALGSASAAVGLYALARDNGAPTALKDVGMRAEDLDRAADLAVSNPYWNPRPFGPAERGAIRALLQRAWDGEPPR; this is encoded by the coding sequence ATGCAAGACTTCGTCTACACCAGCCATTCGCAGCGCGTGGTGTTCGGCATCGGGTCGCTGAAGCATCTGGCGCGCGAGATCGACGCCCTCGGCGGGCGCCGCGCGCTGGTGCTGTCGACGCCCGAGCAACGCACGCAGGCCGAGCGCGTGGCCGACATGCTCGGCACGCACGCCGCTGGCATCTTCGACCGCGCGGTGATGCACGTGCCGATCGAGACGGCGCGCGAAGCACGAGACGTGGCACGCCGGCTCGGCGCCGACTGCGCCGTCGCCATCGGCGGCGGATCGACCACCGGGCTGGGCAAGGCGATCGCACTCGATTCGGGCTTGCCGATCCTCGCCATTCCGACGACCTACGCCGGCAGTGAGATGACGTCGATCTACGGCCTCACCGAAGCCGGCGTGAAGAAGACCGGCAAAGACCCGCGTGTGCTGCCGCGCACCGTCCTCTACGACCCCGAGCTTTCGCAGACCTTGCCACTGGCGATGAGCGTCACCAGCGGCATCAACGCCATCGCGCATGCGGCCGAAGGCCTTTACGCGCAGGACAGCAATCCGGTGATGGACCTGATGGCAGTCGAAGGCATCACAGCCATGGCACGCGCGCTTCCGTCGATCCGCAAGAACGCGCTCGACATCCATGCCCGCACCGATGCGCTCTATGGCGCATGGCTGTGCGGCAGTGTGCTCGGCAGCGTGGGCATGGCGCTGCACCACAAGCTGTGCCACACACTGGGTGGCAGCTTCAACCTCCCGCATGCGGAGGTACACACCGTTGTGTTGCCACATGCCCTGGCCTTCAACGCCGCTGCGGCGCCGATTGCCATGGCGCGAATCGCCAAGGCGCTGGGCAGCGCGTCAGCGGCGGTGGGGCTGTACGCGCTGGCGCGCGACAACGGCGCACCCACCGCGCTCAAAGACGTTGGCATGCGAGCCGAAGACCTCGACCGCGCAGCGGACCTGGCGGTGAGCAATCCGTACTGGAACCCGCGGCCTTTTGGCCCGGCAGAACGCGGCGCGATTCGCGCGCTGCTGCAGCGCGCGTGGGATGGCGAGCCGCCGCGCTGA
- a CDS encoding hydroxyquinol 1,2-dioxygenase, whose product MNAPAELAKVIASQPDASLGYKNFSLGSFGFRRDEYFVHINWKTRDGRPMSHTMDAGNYLRALMRDVAWGFFYGWVNFDNVFGTVNHYQSVDMYAGSFNGTMKDAGIDMLENFPTAQIRATFEAMLDDWTNESFDPFSAPQETGSAYGRKNGSNTAKITRARELATRCVGLKGDLNLRSDESGAPINRAFADVSQSQPELHPEPGFENEVHAFSLFGFLSRSQVTWNPSFTSVVKHSFMCPTTEEHMLPIIHGNDRVEWFFQMTDEIHWDCADKNTGKPMARVIMKAGDMSAMPAYCRHQGYSPKRSMLLVWENGSPTLVHEIQKGESPEIPVQF is encoded by the coding sequence ATGAACGCACCCGCAGAACTCGCCAAGGTGATCGCGTCGCAGCCCGACGCTTCACTCGGCTACAAGAATTTTTCGCTCGGCAGCTTCGGCTTTCGGCGTGACGAATACTTCGTCCATATCAACTGGAAGACGCGCGACGGCCGGCCCATGAGCCACACGATGGACGCCGGCAATTACCTGCGTGCACTGATGCGCGACGTGGCCTGGGGCTTCTTCTACGGCTGGGTCAACTTCGACAACGTGTTCGGCACGGTCAACCACTACCAGTCGGTCGACATGTACGCCGGCAGTTTCAACGGCACCATGAAGGACGCCGGCATCGACATGCTGGAGAACTTCCCGACGGCACAGATCCGTGCCACCTTCGAGGCGATGCTGGACGACTGGACCAACGAGAGCTTCGATCCCTTCTCCGCCCCGCAGGAGACCGGCTCCGCCTACGGGCGCAAGAACGGCAGCAACACCGCGAAGATCACCCGAGCCCGTGAACTCGCCACGCGTTGCGTCGGCCTCAAAGGCGACCTGAATCTGCGCAGCGATGAAAGCGGGGCGCCGATCAACCGGGCCTTCGCCGACGTCTCGCAGTCTCAGCCCGAGCTGCATCCCGAGCCCGGCTTCGAGAACGAAGTCCATGCGTTCAGCCTGTTCGGCTTCTTGAGCCGCTCGCAAGTGACGTGGAACCCGAGTTTCACCTCGGTGGTGAAGCACAGCTTCATGTGCCCGACCACCGAAGAGCACATGCTGCCGATCATTCATGGCAACGATCGCGTCGAGTGGTTTTTCCAGATGACCGATGAGATCCATTGGGACTGCGCCGACAAGAACACCGGCAAGCCGATGGCCCGCGTGATCATGAAGGCGGGAGACATGTCCGCCATGCCCGCCTATTGCCGGCACCAGGGCTACAGCCCCAAGCGCTCGATGCTGCTGGTCTGGGAGAACGGCTCGCCCACCCTGGTCCACGAGATCCAGAAGGGCGAAAGCCCAGAGATCCCCGTTCAGTTCTGA
- a CDS encoding aldehyde dehydrogenase family protein, translated as MTLADIQAAAGLVTPVRHQLFIDGRFVDAESGETLATLNPHDNSTIAHVALAGKADVDKAVAAAKRAFPAWSRMAAADRGRILLKLADLIEANTEELARLESLDTGHPIRDSRRLDVPRTAACFRYFGGMADKFQGETIPVEAGFLNYTLREPVGVVGQIVPWNFPLMFTSWKMAPALAAGNCIVMKPSEITPLSSLKIAELMAEAGLPPGVVNMLPGLGSVAGQYIAEHPDIAKIAFTGSTATGRRIVQASAGNLKKVQLELGGKGPNIVFEDANLQAAVNGSAWAIFHNQGQACIAGSRLMLHEKIADAFLEKFVPLAQSIRLGNPLDDATEMGPLTSALHKDRVLAYVDIAREQGGEVLAGGRAPGGDLAAGCYVEPTIVRARSSRDRIAQEEVFGPFVTVLTFKDEAEAMQIANGTDYGLGSGLWTGNLQRAHRMARDLHAGMVWINSYKRVNPGSPFGGVGQSGYGREMGFDAMREYTQVKSVWVNIDAQIPPHFVR; from the coding sequence ATGACTCTTGCGGACATTCAGGCCGCGGCTGGCCTTGTCACGCCTGTTCGCCACCAGCTCTTTATCGACGGACGCTTCGTCGATGCCGAATCGGGCGAAACGCTGGCTACGCTCAACCCGCACGACAACTCGACCATCGCCCACGTCGCACTCGCCGGCAAGGCCGACGTCGACAAGGCCGTCGCTGCGGCGAAGCGGGCGTTTCCCGCGTGGAGCCGCATGGCGGCCGCCGATCGTGGACGCATCCTGCTCAAGCTCGCCGACCTGATCGAGGCCAACACCGAAGAACTGGCGCGACTCGAATCGCTCGACACCGGCCATCCGATACGCGACTCCCGCAGACTCGACGTGCCGCGCACGGCAGCGTGCTTCCGCTACTTCGGTGGCATGGCCGACAAGTTCCAGGGCGAGACGATTCCGGTCGAGGCCGGCTTCCTGAACTACACGCTGCGCGAGCCGGTCGGCGTCGTCGGCCAGATCGTGCCGTGGAACTTTCCACTGATGTTCACCAGCTGGAAGATGGCGCCCGCGCTCGCTGCGGGTAACTGCATCGTGATGAAACCCTCGGAGATCACGCCGCTCAGCTCTTTGAAGATCGCAGAATTGATGGCCGAGGCCGGCCTGCCACCCGGCGTTGTCAATATGCTGCCGGGCTTGGGCAGCGTGGCGGGCCAGTACATCGCCGAGCATCCGGACATCGCCAAGATCGCCTTCACCGGCAGCACTGCGACCGGTCGCCGCATCGTCCAAGCCAGTGCTGGCAATCTCAAGAAGGTGCAGCTCGAACTCGGCGGCAAGGGCCCGAACATCGTGTTCGAAGATGCCAACCTGCAGGCCGCAGTCAACGGCAGTGCCTGGGCGATCTTTCATAACCAGGGGCAGGCCTGCATCGCCGGCTCGCGTTTGATGCTGCACGAAAAAATCGCCGATGCGTTTCTCGAGAAATTCGTTCCGCTCGCGCAGTCGATCCGCCTAGGCAATCCGCTCGACGATGCGACCGAAATGGGTCCGCTCACCAGCGCGTTGCACAAAGACCGCGTGCTGGCGTATGTCGACATCGCGCGCGAGCAGGGCGGCGAGGTGTTGGCGGGAGGCCGCGCACCGGGCGGTGACCTGGCGGCCGGTTGCTATGTCGAGCCGACCATCGTGCGGGCGCGTTCGTCACGCGATCGCATTGCACAGGAAGAAGTGTTCGGTCCCTTCGTCACCGTGCTGACCTTCAAGGACGAGGCGGAAGCGATGCAGATCGCCAACGGCACCGACTACGGCCTGGGCAGCGGCTTGTGGACCGGCAACCTGCAGCGCGCCCACCGCATGGCGCGCGACCTGCACGCCGGCATGGTGTGGATCAACAGCTACAAGCGCGTCAATCCGGGCTCGCCTTTCGGTGGCGTGGGCCAGAGCGGATACGGGCGCGAGATGGGGTTCGATGCGATGCGGGAATACACGCAGGTCAAGAGCGTGTGGGTCAATATCGACGCGCAGATTCCGCCGCACTTCGTGCGTTGA
- a CDS encoding ABC transporter ATP-binding protein: MTLLALHAVSKSYGALKVIDDITLSVSDGETLGILGPNGAGKTTLFNLISGDVRADAGRIEYEGRDVTGLKPHQRCQAGIGRSYQVPQPFGNMSVFENLVTAACFGAQQSEREAWNTAHEVLEQTGLMLHANKPAGGLTLLNRKRLELARALATRPKLLLLDEIAGGLTEHEAKQLVEELQRIKSRGMTMIWIEHVVHALLSLADRLFVINFGQKLAEGEPRAVMNDGEVRRVYMGMEA; encoded by the coding sequence ATGACGCTTCTGGCGCTGCACGCGGTCAGCAAGTCGTACGGCGCGCTCAAGGTCATCGACGACATCACGTTGTCGGTGAGCGACGGCGAAACGCTGGGCATCCTCGGGCCGAACGGCGCGGGGAAGACCACGCTGTTCAACCTGATCTCGGGCGACGTGCGGGCCGATGCCGGCCGCATCGAGTACGAGGGGCGCGACGTGACCGGGCTCAAGCCGCATCAGCGCTGTCAGGCCGGCATTGGCCGGAGCTACCAGGTGCCGCAGCCGTTCGGCAACATGAGCGTGTTCGAAAACCTGGTGACCGCTGCCTGCTTCGGGGCGCAGCAAAGCGAGCGGGAAGCCTGGAACACGGCGCACGAGGTGCTGGAGCAGACCGGGCTCATGCTGCACGCCAACAAGCCGGCGGGTGGCCTGACGCTGCTGAATCGCAAACGGCTGGAGCTTGCGCGGGCGTTGGCGACGCGGCCCAAGTTGCTGTTGCTCGACGAGATCGCGGGCGGCCTAACCGAGCACGAGGCGAAGCAGCTGGTCGAGGAACTGCAGCGCATCAAGTCGCGTGGCATGACCATGATCTGGATCGAGCATGTGGTGCATGCGCTGCTGTCGCTTGCCGACCGGTTGTTCGTCATCAACTTCGGACAGAAGCTGGCCGAGGGCGAACCGCGTGCCGTGATGAACGACGGCGAAGTGCGCCGTGTGTACATGGGGATGGAAGCGTGA
- a CDS encoding ABC transporter ATP-binding protein has translation MTALLETQGLQAFYGDAQALFGVDFTLAQGELVAIIGANGAGKSTLLKCLTGLVRAPRDAVRFKGESIGGLPPGEIVKRGLAMVPEGRRLFPSLSVEENLLIGGLTQRKGPWNLNRLYALFPILAEKRSHPATSLSGGQQQMVALGRALMSNPDVLLCDELSLGLAPIVIREIYAAMPDITREGMTVVIVEQDVTMAQRVSQRIYCLQEGRVSLQGRSDSMTREQISQAYFGL, from the coding sequence GTGACGGCTCTATTGGAGACGCAGGGCTTGCAAGCCTTCTACGGCGATGCGCAGGCGCTGTTCGGTGTCGACTTCACGCTGGCGCAAGGCGAACTGGTCGCCATCATCGGCGCCAATGGTGCGGGCAAGTCGACGCTGCTCAAGTGCCTGACCGGCCTGGTTCGCGCGCCGCGCGATGCGGTGCGATTCAAGGGCGAATCCATTGGCGGATTACCCCCCGGCGAGATCGTCAAGCGCGGTCTTGCGATGGTGCCGGAAGGCCGGCGTCTGTTTCCGAGCCTGAGCGTCGAGGAGAACCTGCTGATCGGTGGCCTCACACAGCGCAAAGGGCCGTGGAACCTGAACCGCCTTTACGCGCTCTTTCCCATCCTGGCCGAGAAGCGCAGCCATCCCGCCACGTCGTTGTCGGGTGGCCAGCAGCAGATGGTGGCGCTGGGCCGCGCACTCATGAGCAACCCCGACGTGCTGTTGTGTGACGAGCTGTCCCTGGGCCTGGCGCCCATCGTCATCCGCGAGATCTACGCCGCCATGCCCGACATCACGCGTGAAGGCATGACCGTGGTCATCGTCGAGCAGGACGTGACGATGGCGCAACGCGTGTCGCAACGCATCTACTGTCTGCAGGAGGGGCGTGTGTCGTTGCAGGGCCGCTCCGATTCGATGACGCGCGAACAGATATCGCAGGCGTACTTCGGCTTGTGA